The following proteins come from a genomic window of Nitrososphaerota archaeon:
- a CDS encoding DNA-3-methyladenine glycosylase translates to MRILSKDFYERKAEKVAKDLLGKILIRKINSKILSGKIVEVEAYYGKEDPASRAYLGKPKYVVKLLYDEPGKALIYNVHANWLFNIVAHEKGKAGAILIRAIEPIDGIEEMIKNRKVKNIFELTNGPGKLTKALKITKELNGIFVTSIESPITIIEGRKEEIEICSSHRIGVSKDLKRELRFFIKGNKFVSKKGK, encoded by the coding sequence GAAAGAAAGGCAGAAAAAGTTGCAAAAGATTTACTTGGAAAAATTTTAATTAGAAAAATTAATTCTAAAATACTTTCTGGTAAAATTGTTGAAGTGGAAGCATATTATGGTAAAGAAGACCCTGCATCTAGAGCATATCTTGGAAAGCCAAAATATGTTGTAAAATTACTTTATGATGAGCCAGGAAAAGCATTAATTTATAATGTTCATGCAAATTGGCTTTTTAATATTGTTGCACATGAAAAAGGAAAAGCAGGAGCTATTTTAATAAGAGCAATAGAGCCAATTGATGGAATAGAAGAAATGATTAAGAATAGAAAAGTAAAAAATATTTTTGAATTAACTAATGGACCAGGAAAATTAACAAAAGCTTTAAAAATAACTAAAGAATTAAATGGAATTTTTGTTACAAGTATTGAAAGCCCAATTACAATTATAGAAGGAAGGAAAGAAGAAATTGAAATTTGTTCTTCTCATAGAATTGGTGTAAGTAAAGATTTAAAGAGAGAACTTAGATTTTTTATTAAAGGAAATAAATTTGTTTCTAAAAAAGGAAAATAA